One window of the Candidatus Kinetoplastibacterium desouzaii TCC079E genome contains the following:
- the tal gene encoding transaldolase, protein MNQLESLRKYTTVVADTGSFESIKNLKPTDATTNPSLILKAAQQKEYNHLLTNIIKNNKNISLSDITDKITVEFGKEILKIIPGRVSTEVDARLSFDTKATIEKARFLINQYESSGIDRKRVLIKIAATWEGIQAAKTLEMEGIHCNLTLLFSLTQAMACAQANVKLISPFVGRIYDWHKKNEGAEWNEENKKGENDPGVKSVVAIYNYYKSLGIETEIMGASFRNINQIISLSGCDLLTISPELLKELEKTPGHTPAKLNKKYNEKKELKKHYITESEFRFMLNSDVMASEKLAEGIRAFIKDTNTLENIIKEHI, encoded by the coding sequence ATGAACCAACTTGAATCACTAAGAAAATATACAACAGTAGTAGCAGACACTGGAAGTTTTGAAAGCATTAAAAACTTAAAACCAACTGATGCAACTACAAACCCTTCTCTTATATTAAAGGCAGCACAACAAAAAGAATACAACCATCTATTAACCAATATAATAAAAAACAATAAAAACATCTCACTATCGGACATAACCGACAAAATAACCGTAGAATTTGGTAAAGAAATCTTAAAAATAATACCTGGAAGAGTTTCGACAGAAGTAGACGCAAGACTATCTTTCGACACAAAAGCAACAATAGAAAAAGCCAGATTCTTAATAAACCAATACGAATCAAGTGGGATAGATAGAAAAAGAGTGCTAATAAAGATTGCAGCAACATGGGAAGGAATACAAGCAGCAAAAACACTGGAAATGGAAGGAATCCATTGTAATTTAACTTTATTGTTTTCTTTGACACAAGCTATGGCATGTGCTCAAGCTAATGTAAAACTAATATCACCATTTGTTGGAAGAATATATGACTGGCATAAAAAAAATGAAGGGGCAGAATGGAATGAAGAAAACAAAAAAGGAGAGAATGATCCTGGAGTTAAATCAGTTGTTGCAATTTACAATTACTACAAATCATTAGGAATAGAAACAGAAATCATGGGTGCTAGTTTTAGGAATATTAATCAAATAATTTCCTTGTCAGGATGTGATTTACTAACAATAAGCCCAGAATTATTAAAAGAATTAGAAAAAACACCTGGTCATACACCAGCAAAACTAAATAAAAAATATAATGAAAAAAAAGAATTAAAAAAACATTACATTACAGAAAGTGAATTTAGATTTATGTTAAATAGTGATGTAATGGCCAGCGAAAAACTAGCAGAAGGAATTAGAGCATTTATTAAAGATACGAACACACTAGAAAACATAATAAAAGAGCATATATAA
- the recR gene encoding recombination mediator RecR: MDEYHFNEPEPLINLIKALKRLPGIGIRSARRIAYHLMQYDLDGAGFLSKSLSDAVASLRHCVSCNGFSETELCFTCASDFRDKRLLCIVENPSDQNSVESSHGYKGLYYVLMGRVSPLDGVGPKELNFQKIFDRVHAGNVEEVIIATGFTAEGETTAQFLIDMFSSANIKTSRLARGVPAGSELEYIDAGTIAWALIDRKIIN; encoded by the coding sequence ATGGACGAATACCATTTTAATGAGCCAGAGCCATTGATTAATTTGATAAAGGCTTTGAAAAGATTACCTGGTATAGGTATTAGATCAGCCAGAAGAATAGCTTATCATTTAATGCAGTATGACTTGGATGGTGCTGGTTTTTTAAGCAAATCATTGTCCGATGCTGTTGCTAGTTTGAGACATTGTGTAAGTTGTAATGGTTTTTCTGAAACTGAGTTGTGTTTTACTTGTGCTAGTGATTTTAGAGACAAGCGTTTATTATGTATCGTGGAGAATCCATCTGATCAGAATAGTGTAGAATCAAGTCATGGTTATAAAGGTCTCTATTATGTACTTATGGGTAGAGTATCTCCACTAGATGGAGTTGGTCCTAAGGAATTAAATTTTCAGAAAATTTTTGATAGAGTGCATGCTGGTAATGTAGAAGAAGTTATTATAGCCACTGGTTTTACAGCAGAGGGGGAGACTACAGCACAGTTTTTGATTGATATGTTTTCTTCCGCTAATATAAAAACCAGTAGGTTGGCTAGAGGTGTTCCTGCTGGTAGTGAGCTAGAGTATATAGATGCAGGTACTATAGCTTGGGCTTTGATAGATCGTAAGATAATTAATTAG
- a CDS encoding PD-(D/E)XK nuclease family protein codes for MYANSLNFKNISILDVCNIPVGDVLIITSTSRQTNRVRNYIIEQIKQVKKTKELYKILPLNSWITETFDKLFFYSSNSVHECVFNHVCEQIIWDKVIKREESENYLVNYDQAASLAMKAKKLIIDMKLRIPNEFTNDEYERFSLWKKRYYKELRKLKAIDFDGVYDHVLEAFKNNKIVSPKYLIVFGFIEFSPRLIALLNSFLKNKTSVRLLSLSSRTVDNNYINTVCECSSFQQEWEQASLWIIEQISYKPKGVYAIIVPQLELKMPLVQRMAERYLNKYLLPFGFNISSSRSCLDWPIIDAAISWLKVVSSLSFYGYCDVVVLGKALLSGYVVDDIRLFARYSSVDLVLRSKYKKQIKLKEILEELGQCNLSQDLLVSVSRFGRELLSIDCWVSRIRLVLNDLAFPGERMLDSSAYQSLEAFEELFGDFLLLTTVFGKVTSVEVVKLFSDFVKKIFFQPKDNVLSRLEILDIEDSYGGSWDAVWVLGMNEDVFPFPPNQNPFVPSSILRSSNISRFTPEGQLFFSQKIYKSIIEGSAKIIFSYSVILDSQKSSLSSLISQNYYLMDVVNYKKRINKVDIEFINDEKGPVLDTENINKNTSVNILELQSRNPLWSFVRYRLGACRLKSYNDSDDYNSKRGILIHYTLEKFWSLAKDKSFLEKTSSVDLDILLNQCISEIYQNELIFYGEALCKLEMERTFYLLKKMLSIDILRKDFEVISTESEFVWEYKKLFLKIRVDRIDLLSNKKIAVIDYKTGKTIFSPEKDWNRERPVNLQVPFYSLVCKSYFDLDISSLIMIFLNSKEITIKGISDVDVGLSNIYVMHKFDDNQLWKSFILNLHKKILLIAEEYVNGEAYNKFSSPEDSMFCDVMPFLRLGLDEL; via the coding sequence ATGTATGCAAATTCTCTAAATTTCAAAAATATAAGTATATTAGATGTATGTAATATACCAGTTGGTGATGTTTTAATAATTACCTCTACTAGTCGTCAGACGAATCGAGTAAGAAATTATATTATAGAACAAATTAAGCAAGTTAAGAAAACAAAAGAGTTATATAAAATTCTTCCATTAAATTCTTGGATTACAGAAACTTTTGATAAGTTATTTTTTTATTCTTCTAATTCAGTTCATGAGTGTGTTTTTAATCATGTTTGTGAGCAAATTATTTGGGACAAGGTAATAAAAAGAGAGGAATCTGAGAATTATTTAGTGAATTATGATCAGGCCGCAAGTTTAGCAATGAAGGCCAAGAAGTTGATTATAGATATGAAGTTGAGAATTCCTAATGAATTTACAAATGATGAATATGAGCGATTTTCGTTATGGAAGAAACGTTATTACAAAGAACTTAGAAAATTAAAAGCAATAGATTTTGATGGTGTTTATGATCATGTTTTAGAGGCTTTTAAAAACAACAAAATAGTTTCTCCTAAATACTTAATAGTATTTGGTTTTATCGAATTTTCACCTAGATTAATAGCTCTTCTGAATTCATTCCTAAAAAATAAAACAAGTGTGAGATTATTATCATTGTCATCTAGGACTGTAGATAATAATTATATTAATACTGTTTGTGAATGTAGTAGTTTTCAGCAAGAATGGGAACAGGCCTCTTTATGGATAATAGAACAAATAAGCTATAAACCCAAAGGTGTTTATGCAATTATAGTTCCACAGCTTGAATTAAAGATGCCTCTGGTTCAACGTATGGCAGAGCGTTATTTAAATAAATATTTACTTCCATTTGGTTTTAATATTTCTTCATCTAGATCTTGTCTAGATTGGCCTATTATTGATGCTGCGATATCTTGGTTAAAAGTAGTATCCAGTTTGTCTTTTTATGGTTATTGTGATGTTGTTGTTTTAGGGAAAGCTTTACTTAGTGGTTATGTTGTTGACGATATTCGCTTGTTTGCAAGATATTCTTCTGTTGATTTGGTGTTGAGATCTAAGTATAAGAAACAAATTAAGTTAAAAGAAATATTAGAAGAATTAGGACAATGTAATTTAAGTCAAGATTTATTGGTTTCTGTTTCTAGATTTGGTAGAGAATTGTTGTCTATAGATTGTTGGGTTTCAAGAATTCGTCTTGTTTTAAATGATCTTGCTTTCCCTGGCGAAAGAATGCTTGATAGTTCAGCATATCAATCACTAGAAGCTTTTGAAGAACTATTTGGTGATTTTTTGTTGCTTACTACTGTATTTGGGAAAGTCACATCTGTAGAGGTAGTAAAATTATTCTCAGATTTTGTAAAAAAGATTTTCTTCCAACCTAAAGATAATGTGTTAAGTAGGTTGGAGATATTGGATATAGAAGATTCGTATGGTGGTTCATGGGATGCAGTATGGGTTTTAGGTATGAATGAAGATGTGTTCCCATTTCCTCCTAATCAGAATCCATTCGTACCTTCTTCGATATTAAGATCTAGTAATATTTCTAGATTTACTCCAGAAGGTCAGTTGTTTTTTTCACAGAAGATATATAAATCTATTATAGAAGGTTCAGCTAAAATTATATTTAGCTATTCAGTAATTTTGGATTCTCAAAAATCATCTCTTTCATCCTTAATATCTCAAAATTATTATTTGATGGATGTTGTAAATTATAAAAAAAGAATCAATAAGGTTGATATTGAGTTTATTAATGATGAAAAAGGTCCTGTTTTAGATACTGAAAATATTAATAAAAATACTAGTGTTAATATTTTAGAGCTTCAGTCTCGTAACCCTTTATGGTCTTTTGTTAGATATAGATTAGGAGCTTGTCGATTAAAATCTTATAACGACTCTGATGATTATAACAGTAAGAGGGGAATTTTAATTCATTACACATTAGAAAAATTTTGGAGTTTAGCAAAAGATAAATCTTTTTTAGAAAAAACTTCTTCTGTGGACTTAGATATCTTATTGAATCAATGTATTTCTGAAATATATCAGAATGAATTAATTTTTTATGGTGAGGCATTATGTAAATTAGAGATGGAGAGAACATTTTATTTGTTAAAAAAAATGTTATCTATAGATATTCTCAGAAAAGATTTTGAGGTTATTTCTACAGAGAGTGAGTTTGTTTGGGAATATAAAAAATTATTTTTAAAAATTAGAGTAGATAGAATCGACCTTTTGTCAAATAAGAAAATAGCTGTTATAGACTATAAGACTGGTAAAACAATTTTTAGTCCTGAGAAAGATTGGAATAGAGAGCGACCTGTAAATTTACAGGTTCCTTTTTATTCTTTAGTTTGCAAGTCTTATTTTGATTTAGATATTAGTTCATTAATAATGATTTTTTTAAATTCTAAAGAGATTACAATTAAAGGAATATCTGATGTAGATGTAGGATTAAGCAATATTTATGTAATGCATAAGTTTGATGATAATCAATTATGGAAAAGTTTTATTTTAAACTTGCATAAAAAGATTCTTTTGATTGCTGAAGAGTATGTTAATGGTGAAGCATATAATAAATTTTCCTCTCCAGAAGATTCGATGTTTTGTGATGTTATGCCTTTTTTACGTTTAGGTTTAGATGAATTATAA
- the dnaX gene encoding DNA polymerase III subunit gamma/tau gives MSYLALARKWRPRFFEDVMGQDHVVKALVNALNSKRLHHAWLFSGPRGVGKTSIARILAKSLNCINGITSNPCGKCDSCIGIDVGGTLDYLELDAASNRGVDEMSILLEQANYTPVSGRFKVFLIDEVHMLTNHAFNSMLKTLEEPPEHVKFIFATTDLHKIPITVLSRCLCFNLRNISTSSIISQLVKILESEKVIFETSALDIISRLANGSIRDALSLSDQAISYGNNSITEVSLRLMLGMVDVIKVENLLRSIMNDDANSIIKIADDIINSGFSYEEFLSDLAVLLSEVAISQQITGYENNASHNSRNISFFKHEISQDLLNLLYAVVVNSSQELDRAPDHYIGFIMICLRLVSLFKQGNIRSDNIVNPSDKQLIDNNKSHYDFVDLNDINESNNYLCIDQSSDIDCNSSVSNDFVFGFQELSVDRWVTLVNRLTVYGFALELAKQSEFIKVFENTIVIKVAISTLASQDNIERLQNALCDYFGVNVKLNVLVGADVNKTAYEISKSSLAYEKDKLIELVKNDVFVQDLVDDLDGEIISSTISKLE, from the coding sequence ATGAGTTATTTGGCTTTAGCTAGAAAATGGCGTCCTAGGTTTTTTGAAGATGTTATGGGGCAAGATCATGTTGTAAAAGCCTTGGTAAATGCTTTAAATTCTAAGAGATTGCATCATGCTTGGTTGTTTTCTGGACCTAGGGGAGTAGGTAAAACTTCTATAGCTAGAATATTAGCTAAATCATTAAACTGCATAAATGGTATTACATCAAATCCTTGTGGCAAGTGTGATTCTTGTATTGGTATTGATGTTGGTGGAACATTAGATTATCTTGAGTTGGACGCAGCCTCAAATAGAGGTGTTGATGAGATGTCAATCCTTTTGGAACAGGCAAATTATACACCTGTCTCTGGTAGGTTTAAAGTATTTTTAATAGATGAAGTGCATATGTTAACTAACCATGCATTTAATTCTATGTTGAAAACATTAGAAGAGCCTCCAGAGCATGTAAAATTCATATTTGCCACTACTGATCTTCATAAGATTCCTATAACAGTACTCTCACGATGTTTATGTTTTAATTTGAGGAATATTTCAACTAGTTCGATTATTAGTCAATTAGTTAAAATTTTAGAATCAGAAAAAGTTATTTTTGAAACTTCAGCTTTGGATATTATATCAAGATTAGCTAATGGATCTATTAGGGATGCGTTGTCTTTATCTGATCAGGCTATATCTTATGGAAATAATTCAATTACAGAGGTTTCTTTAAGATTAATGCTTGGAATGGTTGATGTTATAAAGGTTGAGAATCTTCTAAGAAGTATTATGAATGACGACGCCAATTCTATAATAAAAATTGCTGATGATATTATTAACTCAGGGTTTTCTTATGAAGAATTTTTGTCTGATTTGGCTGTTTTATTATCTGAAGTAGCTATTTCTCAACAAATAACAGGTTATGAAAATAATGCTTCTCATAATAGTAGAAACATTTCTTTTTTTAAACATGAAATTTCTCAAGATTTATTGAATTTGTTGTATGCTGTCGTTGTAAATAGTTCTCAAGAGCTAGACAGAGCTCCTGATCACTACATTGGTTTTATTATGATTTGTTTGAGATTAGTGTCCTTATTCAAACAAGGAAATATTAGGTCAGATAATATTGTAAATCCTTCTGATAAACAATTAATAGATAATAACAAATCACATTATGACTTCGTAGATTTGAACGATATTAACGAGAGTAATAATTATCTTTGTATAGATCAAAGCTCTGATATAGATTGCAATTCATCAGTTAGTAATGATTTTGTGTTTGGATTTCAAGAATTATCCGTTGATAGATGGGTAACTCTTGTTAATAGGTTAACAGTTTATGGTTTTGCTCTGGAATTAGCGAAGCAAAGTGAATTCATAAAGGTTTTTGAAAACACCATTGTAATTAAAGTGGCTATTTCTACTTTAGCTAGTCAAGATAATATAGAACGTTTGCAAAATGCTTTGTGTGATTATTTTGGAGTTAATGTAAAATTAAATGTATTGGTCGGAGCTGATGTTAATAAGACAGCTTATGAGATATCAAAATCTTCTCTGGCCTATGAAAAAGATAAGTTAATAGAATTGGTAAAGAATGATGTTTTTGTGCAGGATTTAGTTGACGATTTAGATGGTGAAATCATTTCTAGTACAATCTCAAAGTTGGAATGA
- the xerD gene encoding site-specific tyrosine recombinase XerD gives MCSRDDRDIRKFSSEITNRFLNSIWLEEGLSNNTISAYKNDLKSFSTWVLNNKNKSIIDNINEDDIQKWFIEQHSSIKASTSNRRLAVLKRFYVWAAREKLVLYNPCISIRTAKYFRQIPITLSEDQVERLIMAPDVNDIRGLRDRAMLEVLYSTGLRVSELVGLKIRDLNLNDGVVHVVLGKGAKDRLVPLGEECMFWVNRYLHDSRSYILKNKKSDFLFITNRSNSMTRQAFWLLIKKYAFIANICTPLSPHAMRHAFATHLLNNGADLRVVQLLLGHSDISTTQIYTHVANERLKKLHLKHHPRG, from the coding sequence ATGTGTTCACGTGATGATAGAGATATAAGAAAATTTTCTTCTGAAATTACAAATAGATTTTTGAATTCTATTTGGTTGGAAGAAGGTTTATCTAACAATACTATATCTGCATATAAAAATGATCTTAAATCATTTTCAACTTGGGTTTTAAATAATAAAAATAAAAGTATTATTGATAATATTAATGAAGATGATATTCAGAAATGGTTTATTGAACAACATTCGTCTATTAAAGCATCAACTTCTAATCGTCGGTTGGCAGTTTTAAAACGCTTTTATGTTTGGGCAGCTCGCGAAAAACTTGTATTGTATAATCCTTGTATTTCTATAAGAACAGCTAAGTATTTTAGGCAAATTCCTATTACTCTATCAGAAGATCAAGTAGAAAGACTTATTATGGCTCCAGATGTCAACGATATTAGGGGATTGAGGGATCGTGCAATGTTAGAAGTTCTATATTCTACTGGGTTACGTGTTTCAGAGTTGGTTGGGTTAAAAATAAGAGATCTTAATCTAAATGATGGAGTAGTGCATGTTGTTCTTGGAAAGGGAGCTAAGGATAGATTAGTGCCTTTAGGGGAAGAATGTATGTTTTGGGTTAATAGATACTTGCATGATTCACGTAGTTATATTTTGAAAAATAAAAAAAGTGATTTTTTATTTATTACAAATAGATCTAATTCTATGACTCGTCAAGCTTTTTGGCTTTTGATTAAAAAATATGCTTTTATAGCTAATATTTGTACCCCATTATCTCCTCATGCTATGCGTCACGCTTTTGCTACTCATTTATTAAATAATGGAGCTGATCTTAGAGTAGTGCAATTATTGCTTGGTCATTCTGATATTTCTACTACGCAAATTTATACTCATGTAGCAAATGAAAGGTTGAAAAAATTACATTTAAAACATCACCCTCGTGGTTGA
- a CDS encoding UvrD-helicase domain-containing protein — translation MYTKKNILIQDEDIRIEALNPCESFIVQAPAGSGKTELLINRFLSLLSKSSKPEDVVAITFTRKAAFEMRARVLQKLQLVKNCDEIKQDDLSWNLSVEVLKRDQKFEWNILEYPSRLIIKTFDAFCSNLVSSLPWLSRMGGMPNISDDINSHYTHAAKSTLSLIEKYDFIKRTLVNLDLDMKGSIDLIADLLSKRDQWLPIMRHGFNRDKLEETLRLTVEQDLLNLLNEMPYDWQSFIKEPIKIAANNLAKINSINVLSPLLDWDHSLTSKVEDLPKWKAIASLLLTSKNTLRNSKSFNKKLGFYSGSLHKEKLIRWVESINISSSYWVSLLADIKHAPNIFFTDSQWDRLSDQLNTLCLSAANLILRFNDYSEVDFIEINQRALCALDNNNDINDILFRLDYQISHILIDEFQDTSLIHFNILEKLTSSWIPGDGKTIFMVGDPMQSIYSFRKADVGLFLSVVKNGIGNIKPKYLKLKNNFRSQSGIVDWVNNTFVNLFPLKDSLDLGGISYSKSISCVPGIPGDAVEFHPVLSDGGDDALAYTTLNIIEKTLALHAGNKHHIAVLVRSRNHLGSLTELMKKKSIAFNAVDIVHLCDKPVVSDLVQLIRALSHPGDRLAWLSVLRSPFCGLTLDSMYKLFGDDHNTPIPSLLFDVLNILEEKNNSIYDKTPSYAELNLSHSEFLRISQVALVLLSNYGQSNNFPMATFVEDVWQKLGGANVYQDKDANKDANSIFDLIDEHFPYGILDIDQFEDRVNNLFASSNSNNIDHCVDIMTMHKSKGLQFDTVILHGLHHSSKNDRDPLIRFESNSNGVLFAPINPKYSNDSDLISDYLKNRARIRNSYEIDRLMYVACTRAKKKIHLVASVKLDENGLCSNPNSDSLLGRLWSNISTDDCKNLNKELGFTKKNSNSKPLSRISLDGLSLIRESTCQDNRNIIENFYEKNKREKYSLLHNCDAIMGTVMHFWLRRIAEEGLDLWNIDYLLKYNYIIRKHLIRSGIPVFDVDKYTNIVVTALSNMLMDDKGLWLLSNYNNSRREWSLVDDHGQIFVLDVALDLGDSWLIVDYKLSKIHENEDINNFIVRIKDTYSSQLRKYCDVLYHLDKKKTYAAIYLPLYKIWIELD, via the coding sequence ATGTATACTAAAAAAAATATATTAATACAAGATGAAGATATTAGAATTGAGGCATTGAATCCTTGTGAGTCTTTTATTGTGCAAGCTCCTGCAGGTTCTGGTAAAACTGAATTATTGATAAATAGATTTTTATCCCTGTTATCAAAATCATCTAAACCAGAGGATGTAGTAGCTATTACATTTACTCGTAAGGCTGCATTTGAAATGAGAGCTCGTGTTTTACAAAAATTACAATTGGTGAAGAATTGTGATGAAATAAAACAAGATGATTTAAGTTGGAACCTATCTGTTGAGGTATTAAAAAGGGATCAAAAATTTGAGTGGAATATTCTAGAATATCCTTCTAGGTTAATAATAAAAACTTTTGATGCATTTTGCTCAAATTTGGTATCAAGTTTGCCTTGGTTATCCAGAATGGGAGGTATGCCAAATATTTCAGATGATATAAATTCTCATTATACTCATGCTGCTAAGTCCACATTGAGTTTAATAGAAAAGTATGATTTCATAAAAAGAACGTTGGTGAATCTAGATCTAGATATGAAGGGATCAATAGATTTAATAGCTGATTTGCTTAGTAAGAGGGATCAATGGCTACCGATCATGCGTCATGGTTTTAATAGGGACAAGTTAGAGGAGACTTTACGATTAACGGTAGAGCAAGACTTATTAAATCTTTTAAATGAAATGCCTTATGATTGGCAAAGTTTTATTAAAGAACCTATAAAAATTGCAGCAAATAATTTGGCTAAAATTAATTCTATTAATGTATTGTCTCCATTGTTAGATTGGGATCATTCTCTTACTAGCAAAGTTGAAGATTTACCTAAATGGAAAGCGATAGCTTCTTTGTTGCTTACATCAAAAAATACTTTACGTAATTCTAAATCTTTTAATAAAAAACTTGGTTTTTACTCTGGAAGTCTACATAAAGAAAAATTAATAAGATGGGTAGAATCGATAAATATTTCTAGTTCTTATTGGGTATCATTGTTAGCTGATATTAAACACGCTCCCAATATTTTTTTTACAGACTCTCAGTGGGATAGGCTTTCTGATCAATTAAATACTTTATGTTTATCAGCAGCAAATTTAATTTTGCGATTTAACGATTATTCCGAAGTGGATTTCATCGAAATAAATCAAAGAGCATTATGTGCGTTGGATAATAATAATGATATTAATGATATTTTGTTTAGGTTAGATTATCAAATTAGTCATATATTAATAGATGAATTCCAGGATACTAGTTTAATACATTTCAACATATTAGAGAAATTAACTTCTTCTTGGATTCCAGGTGATGGAAAGACTATATTCATGGTTGGTGATCCTATGCAATCAATATATAGTTTTAGAAAAGCAGATGTTGGTTTATTTTTGAGTGTTGTTAAAAATGGAATTGGTAATATTAAACCTAAATATCTAAAATTAAAAAATAACTTTCGTTCTCAATCAGGTATAGTTGATTGGGTAAACAATACTTTTGTGAATTTATTTCCTTTAAAAGATAGTTTAGATCTAGGAGGAATATCTTATAGCAAATCTATATCTTGTGTTCCAGGTATTCCTGGTGATGCTGTTGAATTTCATCCTGTATTAAGTGATGGTGGTGATGATGCACTAGCATATACAACTTTAAATATTATTGAAAAAACTTTAGCGTTACATGCAGGTAATAAACATCATATAGCTGTTTTAGTTAGGTCACGTAATCATCTTGGGTCATTAACAGAGTTAATGAAGAAGAAGTCTATTGCTTTTAATGCTGTTGATATAGTCCATTTATGCGATAAACCTGTAGTATCTGATTTAGTCCAGTTAATAAGAGCATTAAGTCATCCAGGAGATAGATTAGCTTGGCTATCAGTCTTAAGATCTCCATTCTGTGGCTTAACTCTAGATAGTATGTATAAGCTTTTTGGTGATGATCATAATACACCTATTCCTTCTTTGCTGTTTGATGTTTTAAATATTTTAGAAGAAAAGAATAATTCAATATATGATAAAACACCATCTTATGCCGAATTAAATCTTAGTCATTCAGAGTTTTTAAGGATATCTCAGGTTGCATTAGTATTATTATCTAATTATGGCCAGTCTAATAATTTTCCTATGGCTACTTTTGTGGAAGATGTATGGCAGAAATTAGGAGGGGCAAATGTTTATCAAGATAAAGATGCTAATAAAGATGCTAATAGCATTTTTGATTTAATTGATGAGCATTTTCCGTATGGTATATTAGATATAGATCAGTTTGAAGATAGAGTTAACAATTTATTCGCTTCATCTAATTCTAATAATATAGATCATTGTGTCGATATTATGACCATGCATAAATCAAAAGGCTTGCAGTTTGACACTGTAATACTTCATGGTTTACATCATTCTTCTAAAAATGATAGAGATCCTTTAATTAGGTTTGAGTCAAATTCAAATGGTGTTTTGTTTGCTCCAATAAATCCCAAATATAGTAACGACTCTGATTTAATTTCAGATTATTTAAAAAATAGAGCCAGAATTCGTAATTCTTATGAAATAGATCGCTTGATGTATGTGGCTTGTACAAGAGCCAAGAAGAAAATACACTTGGTGGCTAGTGTTAAATTGGATGAAAATGGTTTGTGTTCTAATCCTAACTCTGATAGTTTATTGGGTAGATTATGGAGTAATATTAGTACTGATGATTGTAAAAATTTAAATAAAGAGTTAGGTTTTACTAAAAAAAACAGTAATTCTAAACCTTTAAGTAGAATTTCATTGGATGGCTTATCTTTGATTCGTGAATCTACATGTCAAGATAATAGGAATATTATTGAGAATTTTTACGAAAAAAACAAAAGAGAGAAATATAGTTTATTGCATAATTGCGATGCGATTATGGGTACAGTAATGCATTTTTGGTTGCGGCGTATTGCAGAGGAAGGCTTGGATTTATGGAATATAGATTATTTACTAAAATATAATTATATAATAAGAAAACATTTAATAAGATCTGGAATACCAGTTTTTGATGTTGATAAGTATACTAATATTGTTGTGACAGCATTAAGTAATATGCTAATGGATGATAAGGGATTATGGCTTTTATCTAATTACAATAATTCTCGTAGAGAATGGTCGTTAGTAGATGATCATGGCCAAATATTTGTTTTAGATGTCGCTTTAGATCTTGGAGATAGTTGGTTAATTGTAGATTATAAATTATCGAAAATTCATGAGAATGAGGATATCAATAATTTTATTGTTAGAATAAAGGATACATATTCTAGTCAATTAAGAAAATATTGTGATGTTTTATATCATCTTGATAAGAAAAAAACCTATGCTGCAATATACTTGCCTTTGTATAAGATATGGATTGAGTTAGATTAA
- a CDS encoding YbaB/EbfC family nucleoid-associated protein, with protein sequence MKGQIAGLMRQAQQVQENMKKVQDSLSEIEVQGSSGGGLVEVCMSCKHDVKKIKIDPSLLSDDKDMLEDLLIAAFNDALRKADNLSQEKVASVTSGFPMPPGMKFPF encoded by the coding sequence ATGAAGGGTCAAATTGCAGGTTTAATGCGGCAAGCTCAGCAAGTACAAGAAAATATGAAAAAAGTCCAGGATTCTTTGTCAGAAATAGAGGTTCAAGGATCTTCTGGTGGAGGTTTGGTGGAGGTTTGTATGAGTTGCAAACATGATGTAAAGAAAATAAAAATAGATCCAAGTTTGTTATCTGATGACAAAGATATGTTAGAAGATTTATTGATTGCAGCATTTAATGATGCTTTACGTAAGGCAGATAATTTATCTCAAGAAAAAGTTGCTTCTGTTACATCTGGTTTTCCTATGCCTCCGGGAATGAAATTTCCATTCTAG